CGGCGAGGAGCTTGGCGGCGAGTTCGCGGATGTGATCGGGAAACATGCGGGGTCCCTTTCGTCGTCTTGCGGAATCCCTCTCCCCAGAGGGATGAGGGTTGAGAAACCTATCCCGGAAGGCGGACCGTCGCCACCGCCTGCGCGCGATGCCCTCGCCGCGCCCGGTGAAGCCCAGCCGCTCCGTCGTCGTCGCCTTCACGCTGACCCGGTCCACCGGCATGCCCAGAATTTCGGCAACGCGCGCGGTCATCGCCTCGCGGTGCGGGCCGACCTTCGGCGCTCGCAGATGATCGTCACGTCGACATGGGCGATCCGCCCGCCGCGCGCCGTCACCAGCTCCGCCGCGTGTTTCAGGAACAGCGCGCTGTCGGCGCCGCGCCATTGCGGGTCGCTGGGCGGGAAGTGGCTGCCGATGTCCCCGGCAGAGAGCGCCCAGGATGGCGTCGGTGAGCGCGTGCAGCCCGACGTCGCATCCGAATGGCCGTCCAGGCGGTGCGTGTGCGGCACCCCGCCGCAGAGCGTGACGTGGTCGCCCTCGGCGAAGCGGTGCACGTCGAAGCCCGACCCGGTCCGGATATCGGACAGGGCGGAATCGAGCGCGCGGCGGCGCGGGTCAGGTCGTCGGGGGTGGTCACCTTGAAATTCTCCTCCCTGGCGGGCACCAGCGCGACCGGAAGCCCGGCGCGTTCGGCGACCGCCGCGTCGTCGGTCAGTTCCAACCCGGCGGCGGCGCGATGCGCGGCCAGGATGTCGGGAAAGCGGAAGCCCTGCGGGGTCTGGGCGCGCCACAGGCCGCTGCGGTCCACCGTGCCGGTCACCAGCCCGCCGCCCAGCCCGCCGCAGCCCGCCATTGCCGCGCTTCAGCGTGTCGGCGACCGGCACGGCGGCCAGCGCCGCGGGGGAATGGTCCAGCGCCGCGATCACCGCGTCGATGGTGTCGGCGTCGATCAGCGGGCGGGCAGCGTCATGGATCAGCACCAGATCCGGTGCCGACTCGGCCAACGCCTCCAGGCCGTTGCGCACCGAATCCTGGCGGGAGGCTCCGCGGCCACCGGCTCGGGCAGGTCCAGCCCCGCGACGGCCGCATCGTAGAGATCGCGGAAGGCGGGATTGATCACGACGCGCACCGCGCTCACCTTGGGGGCGCCGGAAGGCCTCCACCGTGCGGAGCAGAACGGCTGGCCGGCCAGATCGAGATACTGCTTGGGTCGCTCGGCGCCGAACCGTTGGCCGGTGCCGGCGGCGACGATCAACGCGATGCAGGAAGACGCGTTAACGGAAGACGCGTTGACGCAAGACATTGGGCGTTTCCCTGCCGTTTGGGCTATGGTATCCGCGCTTGACGGGCTGGCCGCGTGACGCTTACGTCATGGCGGTCGGCGCCCGGAGCCTAGCCGGTCACCGGCGTTCCGCCAAGAGCCCCTAGGCCGGAGCGGCGAAGACTTGTCCAACAGCGACTTTGGGTTTCCGCAGAGGGAAGGGCACGGGTCCGCCGCATGTCGCAGAACATCGTCTACAGCCTGACCGCGCTGGTGGCGCTGCTGCCGGCGTCCATCTATCCCTATCACCGGATCGCGGGGCAGGGGGCGGACGGGCGGTCCCCCTATTTCTGGGGCGCCCTGGCGCTGGGCTTCGCCGGGCCGGCGGTCTGGGCGCTGACCCAGGTGGCGGGACGCTGGCACACCGGCCTGTCCACCGCGCTGTGGATCACCATCGCCGCCTGCATGCTGCTGTTCATGGGGATGAGCGCGCTGACCCGGTCGGCGTGGCGGCTGTCGCCGCTGCTGCTGCCCTATCTGCTGACGGTCGGCGCCTTCGCGACGCTGGCCCAGCAGGCGCCGGCACCGGTGCTGCGCGGCGGGGCGCCGGGCATCTGGATCGACCTGCACATCGCGGTGTCGGTCATCACCTACGCGCTGCTCACCATGGCCGCCGTGGCGTCGCTCGCCGCCTTCCTCCAGGAACGGGCGCTGAAGTCGAAACGCCCGACTCCGCTGACCCGCTTCCTGCCCCCGGTGGCGGAAAGCGAGCGGATGCAGCTCCATCTGCTCGCCGCGTCGGAGGCGGTTCTGGGGGCCGGTCTCGCCACGGGAATGGCGGTGCTCTATTACGAAACCGGCGCGCCGCTGCGCGCCGACCACAGACGCTTTTGTCGGTTGCCAGCTTCGTCGTCATCGGCGGGTTGCTGCTGGCCCACGCCCGCACCGGCGTGCGCGGACGGATGGCGGCGCGTCTCGTGCTGATCGCCTACCTGCTGCTGACGCTCGCCTATCCGGGCGTCAAGTTCGTCACCGACGTCCTGCTCTAGCTCCGCGCATGTCAGCCACGCGGCGCACGCGGGATGTGCACTTGCAACATGCCGAAACGCTGTGCTACCGTGCACAAATTCTCATCATATAGCTAATGTGCCCATCATGTGGGCAGGTGAACATGGCCATTCAAATCGGCACCATCTCGCTTGAGGGTCCGGTGATCCTCGCTCCTATGTCCGGCGTCACCGACCTGCCGTTCCGGCGGCTGGTGAAGCAGTCGGGCTGCGGATTGGTCGTGTCCGAGATGGTCGCGAGCCAGGCGATGATCCGCGAGAACCGCCAGACGCTGCGCATGGTCGAATGCGAGCCGGAGCAGTTCCCCATGGCGGTCCAACTCGCCGGCTGCGAGCCCGACGTGATGGCCGAGGCGGCGAAGCTGAACGAGGATCGCGGAGCCGCCATCATCGACATCAACTTCGGCTGCCCGGTGAAGAAGGTGGTCAACGGCCACGCCGGCTCCTCCCTGATGCGCGACGAGGCGCATCGCCGCGCGGGGCGGTGTCCATCCCGGTGACCGCAAGGCTGGGACGACACGCCTCAACGCCCCCCGCCTCGCCGCATTGCCGAGGAGTGCGGGATCAAGCTGGTCACCGTTCACGGCCGCACCGCGAGCAGTTCTACAACGGCACCGCCGACTGGTCCTTCATCCGCTCCGTCAAGGACGCGGTGTCGATTCCGGTGGTGGTCAACGGCGACATCACCTCCTTCGACGCCGTGGATCGCGCGCTCGCCGCCGAGTCCGGCGCCGACGGGGTCATGATCGGCGCGGCGCCTACGGCCGCCCCTGGTTCCCCGCCCAGGTGATGCATTACATCCGCACCGGCGAACGGTTGCCCGACCCGCCGCTCCACGAGCAGCTCGACACGCTGCTGGAACATTACGACGCCATGCTGACCCATTACGGCGTCGAGGGCGGCCTGCGCGTCGCCCGCAAGCACATCTCCTGGTACTCCACGGGCCTGCGCGACTCCGCCGAATTCCGCTCGGAGGTCAACCGCATCCGATCCCGAACGAGTGCGCGGCTTCATCCGCGACTTCTACGCCCCGGCGATCGAAAGGATGGCTGCCTGATGGCCCGTGCATCTGCCGCTGCTCCACTGCCCGCCGCCCGGCGGCCCCGTGCGCCCTCCAGTTCCTACCGCCCCGTCCGCCCCTCCATCGATCCGTCCGTCATGCTGAACGCTCTCCCGGACCCCGTGCTGGTCGTCGACGGCGCCGGCGACATCCGCTACGTCAATCTGGAGGCGCAGGAGTTCTTCGGCCTGTCCGCCGCCATGATGGAAGGCATGCCGCTGGCCGAACTGCTGCCGCCCAACAGCCCGGTCAGCCAGTTGATCGAGCAGGTGCAGCAGGGCCGCCACCGCGCCTCCCAGGAAGGCGTCGTCATCGACACGCCGCGCATCGGCCCGCACCACGTCACCGTGCGGGTGACCGCGCTGGGGGAGCCCGCCGACCATGTGCTGCTGACGGTCAACGAGCGCACGCTGGCCCGCAAGATCGACAACTCCCTGACCCACCGCAACGCCGCCCGCTCGGTCACCGCCATGGCGTCGATGCTCGGGCATGAGGTGAAGAACCCGCTGTCGGGCATCCGCGGCGCCGCCCAGCTCCTGGAGGAGAACTGCAGCGAGTCCGACCGGGTGCTGACCCGGCTGATCTGCGACGAGGCCGACCGCATCGTCGCCCTGGTCAACCGGATGGAGGTCTTCTCCGACCAGCGCCCGCTGGAGCGCAGCGCGGTGAACATCCACACCGTTCTGGAGCATGTCCGCAAGGTGGCCCAGAGCGGCTTCGCCCGAAACATCCGCTTCATCGAGCGCTACGACCCGTCGTTGCCGCCGGTCTATGGCAACCGCGACCAGCTCATCCAGATTTTCCTCAACCTGATTAAAAATGCGGCAGAAGCTGCACCAGAATCAGGCGGCGAGATCATTCTCAGCACATCTTATCAGCACGGCGTCCGCATGGCCCTGCCGGGCGGCGACACCCGCCTGCACCTGCCGCTGCTGGTGTCCGTTCAGGATAATGGGGACGGCATACCCGACGATCTGCGCTCCAACCTGTTCGATGCCTTCATTACGACGAAGGTCAATGGAACTGGCCTGGGGCTTGCATTGGTAGCCAAAATCGTCGGCGACCACGGCGGCGTCATCGAATTTGACAGCCAGCCGCGCCGCACCGTCTTCAAGGTCTCGCTACCCATGTTCGATGAAGCGCAGATGAGCGGCGATCCTGCACCGGCCAGGGCTTCCGAGGGGCCATCGGATGAGTGCAGCCACGATCCTGGTTGCGGACGACGACCGCGCCATCCGCACCGTTCTGACCCAGGCGCTCGCCCGCCTCGGGCACGAGGTGCGCACCACCGGCAACGCCTCCACGCTCTGGCGCTGGGTGGCGGACGGGCAGGGCGACCTCATCATCACCGACGTGGTGCCCGACGAGAACGGGCTGGACCTGATTCCACGGATCAAGAAGATCCGGCCCGACCTGCGCATCATCGTGATGAGCGCGCAGAACACGCTGATCACCGCCGTGAAGGCGGCCGAGCGCGGCGCCTTCGAGTATCTGCCCAAGCCCTTCGACCTGAAGGAGCTGGTCTCCGTTGTCGAGCGGGCGCTGAACTCCAACACCCAACACCCGCCGCCCGAGGCGGACGAGCAGCTTCCCCTGATCGGCCGCTCGCCGGCCATGCAGGAGATCTACCGCGTCCTTGCCCGTTTGATGGGCACCGACCTGACGGTGACGATCACCGGCGAGTCGGGCACCGGCAAGGAGCTGGTGGCGCGCGCGCTGCATGACTACGGCAAGCGCCGCAACGGTCCCTTCGTCGCCATCAACATGGCGGCGATCCCGCGCGAACTGATCGAGTCCGAACTGTTCGGCCACGAGAAGGGCGCCTTCACCGGGGCCACCAACCGGTCCACCGGCCGCTTCGAGCAGGCTCAGGGCGGCACCCTGTTCCTCGACGAGATCGGCGACATGCCGCTGAGGCGCAGACCCGCCTGCTGCGCGTGCTGCAGGAGGGCGAGTACACCACCGTCGGCGGACGTACGCCCATCAAGACGGACGTACGCATCGTCGCGGCCACCCACCGCGACCTGCGCACCCTGATCCGCCAGGGCCTGTTCCGCGAGGATCTGTTCTACCGCCTGTGCGTCGTGCCCATCCGCCTGCCGCCGCTGCGCGAGCGTACGGAGGACGTGCCGCTTCTGGTCCGCCACTTCCTGAACCAGTGCTCCGCCCAGGGGCTGCCGGTGAAGAGCATCGACCAGCCCGCCATGGACCGGTTGAAGCGTTACCGCTGGCCGGGCAACGTGCGCGAGTTGGAGAATCTCGTCCGCCGCCTCGCCGCGCTCTATTCGCAGGAGGTCATCGGGCTGGACGTGGTGGAGGCCGAGCTTGCCGACGCCACCCCCGCCGCCCAACCGGTGGAGGAGCCGCAGGGAGAGGGCTTGTCCGCCGCCGTGGAGCGGCACCTCAAGGACTATTTCGCCGCGCACAAGGACGGCATGCCGTCGAACGGCCTGTACGACCGGGTGCTGCGCGAGGTGGAGCGGCCCCTGATCTCGCTCAGCCTCTCGGCCACGCGGGGGAACCAGATCAAGGCGGCGCAATTGCTCGGCCTCAACCGCAACACGCTGCGCAAGAAGATCCGGGATCTCGACATCCAGGTGGTGCGCGGGTTGAAGTGAACCGGCGCCCGGCGGCTCGGCCGGGCGTCTCTCCCGTCCCACAGCGTGTTGTTTTTGCGACAGGCCTCCGGTGCCTCTGCCGTTCGCGATGCTCCTTAGGGACTGTGCGAAAGGCAGAGGGGTTGCCGCTTGGCATGACGGCAACAGCTCGTGTATCATTCTGGCAACAGACTGGTTGCCGGATTGATGTCGCCCACACCCCCTGAAACCGCAACGCCGCTTTGGCAGCAGTTCCTTCGCTGGGCAACCCGGGTCGGGTTGGCGAAGCGGCTTGCCTTTGCGCTGTCGTTGGCCGCCCTGGTCGCGGGCTTCGCGACCTACACGGCGCTGACCGAGAGCGCGCCCTTCGGGGAAACCAACCCGCGCACCGTCACCTGGCTGCTGACCCTCGATCTGGCGCTTCTGCTCCTGCTCGGCGTGCTGATCGCGCGGCGGATCGTCTATCTGTGGATCGGGCGGCGGCGCGGCCTTGCCGGGTCGCAGATGCATGTGCGGCTGGTCGCGGTGTTCAGCCTGCTCGCCGTCGCGCCGGCCATCATCATGGCCATCTTCTCCACGGTCTTCTTCTATGTCGGCGTGCAGTCCTGGTTCAGCGAGCGGGTGCGCACGGCGGTGAACGAATCGCTGGCGGTCGCCAGCGCCTATCTGCACGAGCACCAGCAGAACATCCGCGCGGACGCGCTCGCCATGGCGAACGACCTGAACCAGGAGGCGGCGCGCCTCGCCAGCGATCCGGAGCGGTTCGAGCAGGTGGTCGCCACCCAGGCGATGCTGCGCGCCCTGTCGGAGGCCATCGTCTTCAACGGGACGACCGGCGCCATCGTCGCGCGCTCCGGCTACACCTTCGCGCTGGAGTTCGACCCGATTCCCGACGACAAGCTCGCCACCGCCCGCCGCGGCGAGGTGGCGATGATCGTCAGCGAGAACGACGACCGGGTGCGCGCGCTGGTCCGGCTGGACCGCTTCGCCGACACCTATCTCTATGTCGGGCGCATGGTGGAGCCGCGCGTGCTCTCCCACATGGCCTCGGCGGAAGGGGCGGTGCGGGAGTTCGGGGCGCTGGAAAGCCAGCGCGGCAGCCTGCAGATCACCTTCACCCTGATCTTCCTCGTCGTCGCGCTGCTGCTTCTGCTGGCCGCGGTGTGGGCGGGCCTGATCTTCGCGACGCGGCTGGCGCGGCCGATCAGCGCCCTGATCGGCGCCGCGGAGCGGGTGCGCGCGGGCGACCTGACCGTGCGCGTGACCGAACCGCCGGGCGAGGACGAGCTTGGCCTGCTGTCACGCGCCTTCAACCGCATGACGACCGAGATCGAAAGCCAGCGGCACGAGCTTCTCTCCGCCAACCGCCTGATCGATGAGCGCCGCCGCTTCACGGAAACCGTCCTGGGCGGCGTGTCGGCGGGCGTGATCGGGTTGGACGCCGAAGGGCGGATCACCCTGCCGAACTTCTCCGCCGCGCGCCTGCTGGGCGTCGAGGACACGGAAAGCATGATCGGCATGAGGCTGGCCGAGCTGTCTCCGGAAATGGGGGAACTTCTGGACCACGCGCCGGGCCGCCCGGGCCGGGTGGTGCAGGACCAGATCCAGATCCGCCGTCCCGGCACGACGCCGCTGACGCTGCTCGTCCGCATTTCCACCGAAGGGCGGGGCAGCGGGGAGATCCGCGGTTACGTCGTGACCTTCGACGACATCACCGAACTGGTCTCCGCCCAGCGCAAGGCGGCCTGGGCCGACGTCGCCCGCCGCATCGCCCACGAGATCAAGAATCCGCTGACGCCCATCCAGCTCTCCGCCGAACGGCTGCGCCGCAAGTACCTGAAGGAGATCACCAGCGACACCGAGGTCTTCACCATGTGCACGGACACCATCGTCCGGCAGGTGGACGACATCCGTCGCATGGTCGACGAATTCTCGGCCTTCGCGCGCATGCCGCAGCCGGTGATGAAGCCCTGCAACCTCAACGACCTCGTCCGTCAGGCGGTGTTCCTGCAATCCAGCGCGCACACCGGGAAGATCAAGTTCGACGTGGAGCTTCCCCAGGGGCCGCTGACCGTTCCCTGCGACAGCCGGCAGATCAGCCAGGCCCTGACCAATCTGCTGCAGAACGCCGCGGACGCCATCGAAGGCCGCCCGCCGCCCGCCGAGGGCGCGGAACTGCCGCCCGGCCATGTCGCCATCCGGGTCGAGGTCGATGCCGAACGCATCGCCATGATCGTCGAGGACAACGGCAAGGGCCTGCCGACCGAGGAGCGCGACCGGCTGACCGAACCGTATGTGACGACGCGCGCCAAAGGCACGGGACTGGGGCTGGCGATCGTCAAGAAGATCATGGAGGACCACGGCGGCGTGCTGACCCTGGAGGACCGCGAAGGCGGCGGGGCGCGCGTCGGGCTGGTCATCCCCAACACGTCCACCAACTCCGGCACGGCCGCGGGCGACGCCCCCGGCGGCGTTGGCACGCCGGCGGAGACCGGTGAAGAGAAGAGGCACGCAGCCCATGGCGCATGACATTCTGATCGTCGACGACGAAGCGGACATTCGGATGCTGATCGCCGGCATCCTGAACGACGAAGGCATGAAAACGCGCGAGGCCGCCGACGCCGATCAGGCGTTCGCCCAGGTCTCCGCGCGCCGGCCCAGTCTCGTGGTTCTGGACATCTGGCTCCAGGGCAGCCGGCTGGACGGGCTTCAGATCCTCGAACAGCTGATGCGCGACCACCGGAACCTGCCGGTCATCATGATCTCCGGCCACGGCAACATCGAGACCGCCGTCTCGGCCATCAAGATCGGCGCCTACGACTTCATCGAGAAGCCCTTCAAGGCCGACCGGCTGCTGCTGATGGTGGATCGCGCCATCGAGGCGGCCCGGCTGAAGCGCGAGAACGAGGAGCTGAAGCTGCGCGCCGGCGGCGAGGTGGAACTGGTCGGCCGGTCCACCGCGGTCAACCACGTCCGCCAGAGCATCGAGAAGGTGGCGCCCACCGGCAGCCGCGTCCTGATCACCGGCCCCGCCGGTTCCGGCAAGGAGGTGGTGGCCCGGCTGATCCACACGCGCTCACGCCGGGCCGGCGGCCCCTTCGTCGGGCTGAACTGCGCCACCATGCGCCCCGACCGGCTGGAGATGGAGCTGTTCGGCACGGAGGCCGGGGTGGACGGCGGCGGTCGCAAGATCGGCACCTTCGAACAGGCGCACGGCGGCACGCTGCTGCTCGACGAGGTGGCCGACATGCCCCTGGAAACCCAGGGCAAGATCGTCCGCGCCCTGCAGGAGCAGGTGTTCGAGCGGGTCGGCGGCGGACAGCGGGTCGAGGTGGACGTGCGCGTCGTCGCCACCTCCAACCGCGACCTCCAGGCGGAGATCGACCAGGGCCGCTTCCGCCAGGACCTGTTCTACCGCCTCGCCGTCGTGCCCATCCGCGTGCCCTCGCTGGCCGAGCGGCGCGAGGACATTCCGTTGCTGGCCCGCCATTTCATGCAGCGCTCCGCCGAGGCCGCCGGCCTGCCGGCCCGTGAGTTCGGCGAGGACGCCATGGCCGCGCTCCAGGCTTACGACTGGCCGGGCAACGTGCGCCAACTGCGCAACGTGGTGGACTGGCTGCTCATCATGGCGCAGGGCGACCCCAAGGAGCCGATCCGCGCCGACCAGCTTCCGCCGGAGATCGGCGCCATCACCCCCACCGTCCTGAAATGGGACAAGGGCGGCGAGATCATGGGCCTGCCGCTCCGCGAGGCCCGCGAGGTGTTCGAGCGCGAGTATCTGCTGGCCCAGGTGACCCGCTTCGGCGGCAACATCTCCCGCACCGCCTCCTTCGTGGGGATGGAGCGCTCCGCCCTGCACCGGAAGCTGAAATCGCTCGGCGTGCACGGCAGCGAGAAGGGCAAGCTGTTCGTCGACTAAAGTCGCCCTTGTCGCCAAGAATCAGACGCAGTCTTTGATCATAGAGCAGGTTTCCCAAGCATGTCCCGAATGCGGACGGCTTGCGATCCTGCTCTTTTTTTCTGAATCTGAAACTTTTCATCTTGCGCTATGGCCGCGCCCCTTTCTCGGCGCTTTCTTCTTGGCAAGGCTATTCGTGCATATTGAATCTGACAAATCTCATCCCTCTTCTTTTTGGTTATCATAAGTAAATACAATCGTATTTATATATTTCATGAAATATTAATACGCAATTTTTGCTGTTGATTGGACAAAATTGCCTAAATATTGATTGTCCTGTGAGCGCGCTCAGAAACAGAATAGTAAATTATCATCCTATAAACATGGAGGAACCCAAAATGGCGACCACGGCGATCTTGACCGTCAATTACACGGACAACCAACTTGTTGCTTATTTGAACGGCGCTCAGGTTTACAACAGAATCGGCGGCGGCGAAGCGGTCAACGAACAGGTGGTGCTGACCGGCAATCTCCAGGCCGGCGTGAATCAGCTTCTTCTGGTTTGCGTGAACTTCAATGGGCCGGCCCACTTCCAAGGATCGGTCACCATCGATGGCCGCTCGCAGGACTTCAATTTCGACACCCGCAAGGATGGTGCTCCGGAAGGTGTCGTTACGCAGTTCTATTACGAAATTGACA
This genomic stretch from Azospirillum sp. TSH58 harbors:
- a CDS encoding 2-C-methyl-D-erythritol 4-phosphate cytidylyltransferase is translated as MSCVNASSVNASSCIALIVAAGTGQRFGAERPKQYLDLAGQPFCSARWRPSGAPKVSAVRVVINPAFRDLYDAAVAGLDLPEPVAAEPPARIRCATAWRRWPSRHRIWC
- a CDS encoding PAS domain-containing sensor histidine kinase, which translates into the protein MSPTPPETATPLWQQFLRWATRVGLAKRLAFALSLAALVAGFATYTALTESAPFGETNPRTVTWLLTLDLALLLLLGVLIARRIVYLWIGRRRGLAGSQMHVRLVAVFSLLAVAPAIIMAIFSTVFFYVGVQSWFSERVRTAVNESLAVASAYLHEHQQNIRADALAMANDLNQEAARLASDPERFEQVVATQAMLRALSEAIVFNGTTGAIVARSGYTFALEFDPIPDDKLATARRGEVAMIVSENDDRVRALVRLDRFADTYLYVGRMVEPRVLSHMASAEGAVREFGALESQRGSLQITFTLIFLVVALLLLLAAVWAGLIFATRLARPISALIGAAERVRAGDLTVRVTEPPGEDELGLLSRAFNRMTTEIESQRHELLSANRLIDERRRFTETVLGGVSAGVIGLDAEGRITLPNFSAARLLGVEDTESMIGMRLAELSPEMGELLDHAPGRPGRVVQDQIQIRRPGTTPLTLLVRISTEGRGSGEIRGYVVTFDDITELVSAQRKAAWADVARRIAHEIKNPLTPIQLSAERLRRKYLKEITSDTEVFTMCTDTIVRQVDDIRRMVDEFSAFARMPQPVMKPCNLNDLVRQAVFLQSSAHTGKIKFDVELPQGPLTVPCDSRQISQALTNLLQNAADAIEGRPPPAEGAELPPGHVAIRVEVDAERIAMIVEDNGKGLPTEERDRLTEPYVTTRAKGTGLGLAIVKKIMEDHGGVLTLEDREGGGARVGLVIPNTSTNSGTAAGDAPGGVGTPAETGEEKRHAAHGA
- a CDS encoding sigma-54 dependent transcriptional regulator — translated: MAHDILIVDDEADIRMLIAGILNDEGMKTREAADADQAFAQVSARRPSLVVLDIWLQGSRLDGLQILEQLMRDHRNLPVIMISGHGNIETAVSAIKIGAYDFIEKPFKADRLLLMVDRAIEAARLKRENEELKLRAGGEVELVGRSTAVNHVRQSIEKVAPTGSRVLITGPAGSGKEVVARLIHTRSRRAGGPFVGLNCATMRPDRLEMELFGTEAGVDGGGRKIGTFEQAHGGTLLLDEVADMPLETQGKIVRALQEQVFERVGGGQRVEVDVRVVATSNRDLQAEIDQGRFRQDLFYRLAVVPIRVPSLAERREDIPLLARHFMQRSAEAAGLPAREFGEDAMAALQAYDWPGNVRQLRNVVDWLLIMAQGDPKEPIRADQLPPEIGAITPTVLKWDKGGEIMGLPLREAREVFEREYLLAQVTRFGGNISRTASFVGMERSALHRKLKSLGVHGSEKGKLFVD